One window of the Cryptococcus neoformans var. grubii H99 chromosome 12, complete sequence genome contains the following:
- a CDS encoding nuclear DNA helicase II: MSETHQKDYSKNNRDLKLPSKPTVSSISIPPTLQSAHKLPPRPNFALPPRPSTTLSPPRSARSLGPSLRSPLPPRVSWRSRTADKGVRISRSRSPSPRRYRSRSPERYRSSKYRRHRSPSPRYQRRSLSPEARSPSPVRRSSVRRSPSPFPSSRLFPSKEPREQPKGSLLSRLGGHHPSKTDHHIAPSATSFKRPLSPSAPDEQPRKLSAVSIPIPTGPRTAQVPIGPRTGRIPNGPKSLQNQSLNQYQPTKPIPTGPRNPTCIPVPPSVSNTNATAAPEKENNTNTFEEMGNPKKRGGGGNPTPTGKKSLSPPVHDLTYISETYGNGITLKSQWAENPKSPVANFILKGKSGDINGIYSYTEGIVDGKKVHRVTMTPVNGIYGIGDSANKKEAEKLAALSSLLQLINAGYLERSKASEGPNGPNNYNKPSTSALATSQLDPEDANETATLSDGKTKIDYDRARQFMEYYCHRYRFRKPDVEYTQTTVKVPQNKKKTKMVWEGVIIVGNRRIGMGSGANKKKAAIQCYLDVTQYLESCDPDLWQDFIEHTKKDKSLNIGLAPHLVFNMSEALIDDVQGTCIDIRHSNLYQNAPPSGSAGNEVQAPPTWHGGAQYIPTEDEMYYKSQELQARLAAYESDPRMARMRRTRASLPVYSRASDILRTIRENDVTIIMAATGSGKTTQVPQLLFDEMIKQGLGGGCNIVCTQPRRLAAMSVAERIAEERGQMIGQEVGYQVRFDAQLPEANGSITFCTTGIFLKRMQSALGENANDVAVQRMDQVSHIVVDEVHERDIDTDLLLVVLKRLLQDRKRRGVPIKVVLMSATIDPTLFQSYFIDAQGAYAPVAEIPGRTYPVEKFFLDKIVPQLQSIPAQRGGWVFSEKNVKEYLSRELSSNASNFGPGTGIELEIPYPLVALTIAFVLSRSDDGHVLVFLPGWEEIKKVADILLAGRYPLLGMDFRDSRRFSIHYLHSTIPAAEQKEVFRTPPPGVRRIILATNIAETSITIPDVVYVVDTGRVKEKRYDPERHMSSLVSAWVGSSNLNQRAGRAGRHREGEYYGLVSQRRLDSLEAHQMVEMKRSDLSNVVMHVKALNLGEVQEVLAATIEPPEPSRIVAAMEVLRMLGALDARQNLTSLGRVLLQLPVDANVGKLCLYGAFFRCLDAALTLAAVLTNRDPFLAPPAQKAKADSIKDRFSPKAFRSDPLAIVAAYNQWLPYEESGDFYSATKFCDNNFLSKATLLQIKQVKQSLLQSLDKAGVIAVSAGGMVDRIGQYGSIPPALNENNDSLPMLAALIATATAPNFAIRTSEKTCRTWQDKVVVIHNSSVNSRRREVSGPEEPSASFNPAEKRLYAFAEKSRNVPVGGNPNSAPTNLRTVTRLDPMTYMLFGAYELVVTARGLECDGWLPVTGNTHALDDVQRLKTALDVCMLRVFEGLGKSLVMGRDQRWLDGAGGVEVHEGTSRIKEGGGEEENESDDEDYNRPREKGDQASSRYAGPLTIEEINELEMLTTDIVTILNKYADEREGGGVDTMPQTRVNTRPSSPQGRAAQWAADVAAAASYGGGGSAQWGDASGGASFGGSGFGSDLHSTRKQGDGGRRFDTWDDGDGWESHQGGQGGQDDSGWAVPRYRPPQTR; encoded by the exons ATGTCAGAGACCCATCAGAAAGACTACAGCAAAAACAACCGGGACCTCAAGTTGCCCAGCAAGCCTACAGTCTCCTCCATATCCATCCCTCCAACACTGCAGTCAGCACATAAACTCCCACCACGGCCTAATtttgcccttcctcctcgaccaTCTAccactctttctcctccacgATCCGCTAGGTCATTAGGTCCTAGTCTTCGATCACCTTTACCACCTCGTGTCTCTTGGCGCTCAAGAACTGCAGACAAGGGAGTTCGTATTTCCAGGAGCAGAAGCCCATCTCCTCGTAGGTATAGATCCAGATCACCTGAACGGTATAGATCGTCAAAGTACAGGAGGCACAGGAGCCCTTCACCGAGGTATCAAAGACGAAGCCTTTCACCCGAAGCTCGttcaccttctccagtTCGAAGATCATCCGTTCGAAgatcaccttctccttttccaagCTCTCGATTATTTCCAAGCAAGGAGCCCAGGGAACAGCCAAAGGGCAGTTTATTAAGTCGACTAGGCGGTCACCACCCTTCCAAAACCGACCATCACATTGC TCCATCCGCAACATCTTTCAAACGACCATTATCTCCTTCCGCACCTGACGAACAGCCCCGTAAACTCTCTGCTGtttccatccccatccctaCAGGTCCTAGGACAGCTCAGGTACCAATTGGGCCTCGAACAGGCCGTATCCCTAACGGTCCCAAATCTCTGCAGAACCAGAGCTTAAACCAATACCAACCTACTAAACCTATCCCTACCGGCCCTCGCAACCCTACTTGCATCCCCGTTCCTCCCTCAGTTTCCAACACTAACGCTACCGCTGCTCCCGAGAAAGAGAATAATACGAACACATTTGAAGAAATGGGTAACCCAAAGAAacgaggcggaggaggtAATCCAACCCCTACGGGCAAAaaatctctctccccacCAGTTCATGATTTGACGTATATCTCGGAAACATACGGGAACGGGATCACGTTGAAATCGCAATGGGCGGAAAACCCCAAGTCGCCTGTCGCGAATTTCATTTTAAAAGGGAAATCTGGAGATATAAATGGGATTTATTCGTATACGGAAGGTATCGTCGATGGGAAGAAAGTTCACAG AGTAACGATGACACCTGTGAATGGTATTTATGGTATTGGAGATAGCGCgaacaagaaggaagctgaAAAGCTTGCAGCTCTAAGCTCTTTATTACAACTTATCAATGCTGGTTAT CTCGAACGAAGCAAAGCCTCCGAAGGCCCCAACGGCCCGAACAACTATAACAAACCCTCCACTTCAGCCCTTGCCACCTCTCAGCTCGATCCCGAAGATGCCAATGAGACCGCTACACTCTCTGACGGTAAAACGAAGATCGACTATGACCGTGCTCGTCAATTCATGGAATACTACTGTCATCGCTACCGGTTCCGTAAGCCCGATGTCGAATACACTCAAACCACGGTCAAAGTCCCCCAgaacaagaaaaagacgaaAATGGTATGGGAAGGGGTTATTATCGTGGGTAATCGACGGATTGGGATGGGGAGCGGAGcgaacaagaagaaagccGCGATACAGTGTTATTTGGACGTGACGCAGTATTTAGAGAGCTGTGATCCGGATTTGTGGCAAGATTTCATCGAGCATacaaagaaggataagagCCTCAATATCGGATTAGCCCCGCACCTCGTATTCAACATGTCTGAAGCACTTATCGACGACGTTCAGGGCACCTGTATCGATATTCGCCATTCCAATTTGTACCAAAACGCACCTCCCTCCGGTTCAGCAGGTAATGAAGTCCAAGCACCGCCTACATGGCATGGAGGCGCGCAATATATCCCtacagaagatgaaatgtACTATAAATCCCAAGAACTCCAAGCCCGTTTGGCGGCATACGAGTCTGACCCACGTATGGCCCGTATGCGCCGTACTCGTGCCAGTCTCCCGGTCTACTCCCGCGCAAGCGACATATTGCGTACCATCCGCGAGAACGACGTGACCATCATCATGGCCGCCACGGGTTCCGGCAAGACCACTCAAGTACCGCAACTATTGTTTGACGAAATGATTAAACAAGGATTAGGCGGTGGGTGCAATATCGTGTGTACCCAGCCGAGAAGATTGGCAGCCATGTCTGTTGCCGAACGGATAGCTGAAGAACGTGGTCAGATGATTGGACAAGAAGTGGGGTATCAAGTCCGTTTCGATGCGCAATTGCCAGAGGCGAATGGAAGTATTACCTTTTGCACGACGGGGATTttcttgaagaggatgcaATCTGCCTTGGGGGAGAATGCAAATGACGTGGCGGTCCAGAGAATGGATCAGGTATCGCATATCGTGGTGGATGAAGTGCACGAACGTGATATCGATACGGATCTCCTACTCGTCGTGCTAAAGAGATTATTGCAAGATCGAAAGAGAAGGGGTGTACCGATCAAGGTGGTGTTGATGAGCGCTACAATTGACCCAACGCTTTTCCAATCGTACTTTATCGATGCGCAGGGGGCGTATGCACCCGTTGCCGAGATACCGGGCAGGACTTATCCAGTAGAAAAGTTCTTCTTGGACAAGATCGTCCCTCAACTGCAAAGCATCCCCGCTCAGAGAGGTGGGTGGGTGTTCAGCGAGAAGAATGTGAAAGAGTACCTCTCGCGAGAACTGTCCTCCAACGCGAGCAACTTTGGTCCAGGTACAGGGATAGAATTGGAGATTCCTTATCCGCTTGTAGCGCTTACTATCGCCTTCGTGCTCTCTCGTTCCGACGATGGACATGTGCTGGTCTTCCTACCCGGCTGGGAAGAGATCAAGAAAGTCGCGGACATCTTACTGGCCGGGCGGTACCCATTGTTGGGAATGGATTTCAGAGATTCCAGGCGGTTCAGCATTCATTACCTCCATTCTACGATCCCTGCAGCGGAGCAAAAAGAAGTATTCCGTACGCCTCCACCTGGAGTACGGCGGATCATCCTCGCTACCAATATCGCCGAAACTTCCATCACTATCCCTGACGTTGTGTATGTGGTTGATACAGGCAGGgtaaaagaaaagagataTGACCCAGAAAGACATATGTCGAGTCTTGTTTCTGCGTGGGTGGGATCGAGTAATTTGAACCAACGTGCTGGTCGAGCTGGGAGACATAGGGAAGGAGAGTACTATGGGTTGGTTAGTCAACGGAGGTTGGACAGTTTGGAGGCGCACCAaatggtggagatgaagaggtcTGATTTGAGTAACGTCGTCATGCACGTCAAG GCGCTCAACTTGGGCGAAGTTCAAGAAGTTTTAGCAGCAACTATTGAACCCCCCGAACCAAGCCGTATCGTCGCCGCCATGGAAGTCTTGCGCATGCTTGGCGCCCTTGACGCTCGACAGAACCTCACTTCCCTAGGCCgcgtccttcttcaactcccAGTCGACGCCAATGTCGGTAAACTCTGTCTTTACGGTGCATTTTTCCGATGTCTTGATGCGGCCTTGACGCTTGCCGCGGTGTTGACGAATAGAGACCCCTTTCTGGCGCCACCGGCTCAAAAGGCGAAAGCGGATAGTATCAAAGACCGGTTCTCCCCAAAGGCGTTCAGATCAGACCCGCTTGCTATTGTGGCAGCGTATAACCAATGGTTGCCGTATGAGGAATCAGGCGATTTCTATTCCGCGACAAAGTTTTGCGATAATAATTTCTTGTCCAAAGCGACATTATTGCAGATCAAGCAGGTGAAGCAGAGTTTGTTGCAGAGTCTGGACAAGGCGGGGGTTATCGCCGTCTCTGCTGGAGGGATGGTAGATAGGATTGGGCAATACGGCTCGATTCCGCCGGCGTTGAATGAGAACAATGACAGTTTGCCAATGTTGGCGGCTTTGATCGCGACAGCGACGGCGCCAAATTTTGCGATCAGGACTTCAGAGAAAACTTGCAGGACGTGGCAGGATAAA GTCGTTGTTATTCACAACTCATCGGTAAACTCTCGCCGTCGTGAAGTCAGTGGCCCTGAAGAACCCTCCGCTTCATTCAACCCGGCCGAAAAGCGTCTCTACGCATTCGCCGAAAAATCTCGCAATGTACCCGTTGGGGGGAACCCCAATTCTGCCCCTACCAATCTCCGCACGGTCACCCGTCTGGACCCAATGACGTACATGCTTTTTGGCGCATACGAGCTCGTCGTCACTGCTCGCGGTCTCGAGTGCGATGGCTGGTTGCCTGTGACGGGTAATACCCATGCGCTCGATGATGTACAGAGGTTGAAGACAGCGTTAGATGTGTGTATGCTTCGAGTGTTTGAAGGGTTGGGTAAGAGTTTGGTGATGGGTCGTGATCAACGATGGTTGGATGGTGCCGGTGGTGTCGAGGTACATGAGGGTACATCGAGGATTAAAGAGGGaggtggtgaagaggagaatgaaAGTGACGATGAGGATTACAATCGGCCCCGAGAAAAGGGTGATCAAGCTTCATCTCGTTACGCCGGTCCGCTTACCATTGAAGAGATCAACGAGTTGGAAATGTTGACCACCGATATCGTTACAATCCTCAACAAGTACGCGGACGAGAGAGAAGGCGGCGGAGTGGATACCATGCCCCAAACTCGAGTGAATACGagaccttcttctcctcaggGGCGAGCTGCACAATGGGCAGCTGATGTAGCTGCGGCGGCATCATAcggcggtggtggaagtGCCCAATGGGGTGACGCCAGCGGAGGAGCTAGTTTTGGTGGAAGCGGGTTTGGATCAGACTTGCATAGTACAAGAAAACAAGGGGATGGCGGCAGGAGGTTTGATACCTGGGACGATGGTGACGGATGGGAAAGCCACCAAGGAGGGCAAGGAGGACAAGATGATAGTGGATGGGCCGTGCCCAGATACAGGCCTCCTCAGACTAGATAA